CACCTACATTTGATGGTAATAAATACTTTCTCACAATTGTTGATGACTTCTCAAGAATGACTTGGCTATTTTTGCTTAGACAAAAGTCAGATGTATGTGCATCTCTTAAAATGTTTTTACACTATACTAAAACTCAGTTTGGTACAATAGTCAAAGTCCTAAGGACAGACAATGGTACTGAATTTGTTAACTCAGTCTGTGATAGCATGTTTAAAGCACAGGGTATTATACATCAGAGAACTTGTCCTtacactcctcaacaaaatggtgtggcTGAAAGGAAACATAGACATCTATTGGAAGTAACCAGAGCCTTAAGGTTCCAAGCAAAAATACCTATAAGGTTCTGGGGTCATTGTGTTCTGGCAGCAGCTTATCTTATTAACAGAACCCCTAGTAGTGTGCTTGAGTTTCAGACTCCTTATGAAAGACTGTATGGCAGTACACCATCACTCACTCATTTGAGGACTCTTGGGTGTCTAGTCATGGCAAAACTTCTCACAGAATCTGACAAACTGCAGCCCTGATCAAGGTCAGCAGTTCACATGGGCTATTCTGAAGTACACAaaggatatattttatttgatctgcACAACAGCTCATTTTTTGTGAGTAGAGATGTTATCTTTAGGGAAGACATATTCCCTTTTGCCCAAGCTGACAACTCTGCCCAACAGAAGATATTTGTGGACAATCTGCAAGGATTAGGTGAAGTTGATCAAGAAATACAACACATAGTCCATCCTATAATCACAAGTAATGATTCATCAACACTTTCATCAGAAGTAGATACATGTCTTGATACAGGTGGTCCTCATGACTATATGCAGCAACCTGAATATGAGGATGTGCCACAAGCTGAACCTGATGGCACTTGCTCTGACAGACCTAAAGTTGCTGTGTCTAGAAGATCTACAAGAGCTAAACAACCTCCTATATGGCTAAAGGATTTTGTTTCCTTAACTACACAGCAGAATGTTCAATATCCTCTATCCAACTATGTGAGTTATTCTCATCTCTCACCCTCTTATCAGTGTTTTATTGCTGCTACTTCTACTGTGAGAGAACCCACAAGCTATGCAGAAGCTATCAAGGACCCAAGGTGGGTTGAAGCTATGCAGGCAGAGATCCAGGCCTTAGAAAGTAATCATACCTGGGAGATTCAATCTTTACCTGCAGGGAAGAAGCCTATTGGTTGCAGATGGATCTTTAAAGTTAAATACAAAGCAACTGGTGAAGTAGAAAGGTTCAAAGCAAGACTAGTTGCTAAGGGCTATAGTCAAAAAGAAGGCATTGATTACAAAGAAACATTTTCTCCAGTGGTCAAAATGGTGACTGTCAGAACTGTGCTATCCATTGCAGCTTCCAGGAATTGGcacattcatcaaatggatgtcttCAATGCTTTCCTACATGGGGACCTGGAGGATGAAATCTATATGCAACTCCCTCAGGGATTTGTCAGTCAAGGGGAGAAAGTATGCAGACTGACAAAGTCCCTCTATGGCCTCAAACAAGCTCCAAGGCAGTGGAACCACAAACTCACTGAAGCTCTCatttctctcaagttcaaaCAAAGTCAATATGATTACTCTCTATTCATCAACAAATCAGCAAAAGGTATTGTAGTTATActtgtatatgtagatgatatgttgataaCTGGCAGCAACTTAAAACTGATAGAGGAAACAAAGAATGCACTACAAAAGGCCTTCAAGATGAAAGATCTAGGGGAACTCAGATACTTTCTGGGAATTGAGTTCACCAGATCAACAGAAGGAGTACTCATGCACCAGAGGAAGTACACTCTTGAGCTTATAGCAGAGGTGGGAATGACAGCAGCCAAGCCAGCAGGAACACCCATAGATGTCAATCTCAAACTAACATCAAAGCAGTATGATGACCATGTGAACAAAAGGCAAGAAGATGACCCTCTAGTAGATCAAGCAACATATCAAAAGCTTATAGGAAAGCTGTTATATCTTAATATGACCAGGCCAGACATATCCTTCAGTACTCAGACACTTAGCCAATTCCTAAATCAGCCAAAGAAGTCTCACATGGAAGCTGCACTAAGAGTAGTCAGATATTTAAAAAGGCAACCTGGACAAGGTATACTACTATCCAGTCACTCAGATAATCAAATCACTGCCTTTTGTGATGCAGACTGGGCAGCTTGTCCACTCACCAGGAAATCAGTCACAGGCTACTTAATCAAGATGGGAAAGTCATTGATTTCATGGAAAGCCAAGAAACAGACCACAGTTTCAAGGAGCTCAGCCGAAGCTGAATATAGAAGCATGGCTTCAACTGTTTCAGAAATTGTTTGGTTGTTAGGAATGCTGAAGGAGGTGGAAGCTGAAGTTGAGATACCAGTGCAGATGTACAGTGATAGCAAGGCAGCAATTCAAATTGCTGCAAATCCAGTGTATCACGAAAGAACAAAACATATAGAAATTGATTGCCACTTCATTAGAGAAAAGTTGCAACAAGGCATGATTAAAGTCGACTACCTACCAACTCAAGAACAACCTGCTGATATATTGACAAAAGGGCTGTCCAGAGCTCAACATGAGCATCTAATGTCCAAGCTAGGAGTTTTGAACATATTTGCAcctcctagcttgaaggggagtgttAAGATAGTTAAGGAGTAGGTAGTTAGAGATAGGGACAGTTTAGTCATTTACAGTGATCTAGTTAGAACTAACTAACTGAATTAGTTAGTTAGTAACTACTTAGTTagctatgtatatatatagctaATAATATCTGTAACTAGTCTTCAGGGCATTTCAGCCCCAAAAATTAAAGAGACTACGCTGAGCTCTCTTCTTCTCatcttcctctcttcttctcattctcttctcttcttcttcatctttattCTTCACTGTGTATGTGTATCTGTGCATTTATTCTCAGAATACTTCATACATTATTTGAACAAAAGTTATTGAATTCGATCTAATCCATTTTTAAACCTCTAGCTAGCTCTACCCTAGAACAGATGGTTTCATTAACGGAATATATATTACACGGTGTGCTACAAaagttaattatatatattgatattgttaAAGAAATAATTGACTAAATAAAATGTGTTTGATGTAACAATTTAATTCTTAGATGAGACTCGCACACTTCAATATCACCCGAGCAAACAAAGGTTTTGGTTCAAATATCAACATAATTCattatcaaatttaaaaaatttaaaaaaatctcaTGCTTATTCcgtaaaaaagaaaaggacgCACTTTGCCCGCACGGAACAGCGAACTGATAAATTGATGCTGCGTCTGTAAGGTACCCATAATTAGGACGGTTCATGATTAtggttaaaaaattaaattaaaccgTAATCTGAATCAAACTGATTAAAATAAATcgatatttggtttggtttgatttgatttaaattttgaaaatcgatactatatatttcatttagttttagttttattaAAAATGAACTGTAAAAACAACTAAACCGAACcgagaaattatatatataaatttcataattatttatatattattcataaataaaatataaatattttattaaattttaattaactttATCATTTTCTTAAGACGGACACTTAAATTTTgtttatataattttcttataatccTTCCCCCGGGTAGTTCTCCaatagttgaacttgagattatttttttgttataaagaTTTGATCTTTTGATCTTTGGTGTATAATAACTTTAGAGCTTAACTAAATCATTTTTTCGTATAATAATAACTCTAATATTGCttaattacttaattgagtCCACATTAGCTTTTCTATGGATTGTTCATGTACTAAATATTTGTGTCTATCGAGATACGGATGCCTTcaacaaatttattattttcaaataaaaaaaaaaccaaacttTCAAAAACAAACCGAcggttatttttttggtttgattttaaaaatcgattaaactagtttaattttaattttaaccaATAATCAATctaaaccgaaccatgaacatcATAATAAATGACTAGGCAAGGAACAACTGTGTTTTTCTTAAATGACGGAAACTCTGTATATGGATATTATAACATGATACCATAGATACCAAACCAACTAAGTAATAATCCCTCTGTTTCAGTTTATATATcgtaatttgatttgatataaaattttaaaaaaattaaatttataatttaaaataagtcataaatatttatgtatttataaattattttattaaaaattgaataaacattttaaaattaaattattgcaaaaaataaaaatatattatttttttaaaatttaactaaaaaataaataaatcatataaatcGACACGAAATGAGAAGGGGATAATAAGCAATGAGTGACACGAGTCTATATTCCCTTGCCTTTTTGGTCATCCGTGGGACCCTTTTTTATTATCTCCGTAATAATTTTTCCCTTCTTACTACAATAGCAAATAGCAGTGAGACATCTGTTCGATGATGAAGCAGTTTATGTATGGAAGACCCATTGTCCAATCAACTACTGCCTAAAGCATGTCCTATCAAATCAGGATATGTAACGTGAATGGAGCTTTTTCTCAACCCATAATGCATCATTTGAGTACACGTCACTCTATTTGTGAAATTATGTTGAGTAtattgttaaaaatattaaaataagaaGGTAGGAGGATGAAAATAGAATCATATcagatatattatttttttaaaaaaatgatcaaaattgCCACATATACTCaagtaaatcaaaataagaaGGCAGGAGGATGAAAATAGAATCATAtcagaaatattatttttttaaaaaaatgatcaaaattgCCATATATACTCACGTAAATCAAAATAAGAAGGCAGGAGGATGAAAATAGAATCATATcagatatattatttttttttaaaatgatcaaAATTGCCATATATACTAAAATGATGTTACAGAAAACTGACCATCTCAACTGATGCATTGACAATTTAATATATGTTAACTAACTTACCATTTGGACCCACAGTTCACTGCAATAAGGCAAACTTCAATTGGATGTAATTTGTGGCGTGTTACTTTGTTTTCCTGTATATATGGCAATCGTTGAATAAACATCAAGGTTGCAGAGACTTTGCTGCCCTGCCGGTACATTTTCTATTggataaaatgtcaattttAGAGGTTTTGTTTTTTCCACGGTATGAAAATTAAACTCAATTACTTGGCAGAATTGACTTCGAATTTATCCATTGCAACTCCAATTGTTGGTATTAAAGAATTCTCTATCTTATctccaattttgaaaataaaaattagactAATTGGGTACAAATTTATATCGACTTcaattagattattttttttagcaacCTCATGCGCTTAAGGCCCCCCCTATACAAGCGTGACATTGACGCACAAGTGGACCACATTCTGGTGCAACGACAGCCATTACCCAAAAACAAAACCAGCACTATCAGCTAGCTGCGGCCCATGGTTCCATCATGTAGAATCAAGATCACAAAAAGCCCCACTCAAAAACTCTCtatcaaaatactttttaaacCATGAGCAGACCTTCTCTGGCATAGAGAAACATATCTAGGGGCAGAGGTAGAAGTCGGATACAGGTTCGTCTGATACAGTAACTtttgctcaaaatatagaaCTCAATTATTAACACtttataaaagttaaaattctgctttttattgaaaatatagatcATTAAATAATAAGGATAGTCAATTCGGAGGCAGAGTAGGTTCAACTAAACTTTGTTGTTTTCGGCTAGAATTTTGTACACATAGTACAAGATAAGATTAGaacatataaatatcatacaacaAATTGAACAAAAATCATACTTAATACACTAATATTAGATTCTTGATTTGCCTCTACGCTAGCCAGCCGACTGAAGTATTTTATACATACCCCAGTGAGATTAAAATACACGTATAACTTACAAAGTATTTACAAATCACTAACCAAACAAAATGCAATTAATTCACCATAATATTAAACAAAATTGGGTAGAACTGTGATAAAGTAAAGCAATATAGTTAACTCCAACAAGTACCTATATTTTACATGGGAGTAACTAGCATTACAGTTTAATCTGGGCTGTTGTTCTCACCTTGCCATGTCCAAACAATATCATTAAGTGAAGGCCGTACATCTTCCTCACAAAATTTCTTATACTCTAAGGTGTCTCCAGCAGATTTGGAGAACTCAACAATAGCCACTTCTGGTGCAACTTCAAACACTTCAGCCATCACTGACAATTTCCCTTTTCGCCCCTCTGACGATCCTTGCATCTTCAGCTTGAATTCCTTAGCAGATACAATCTGAAAATTCACCTTCTTGGCTAAAGATTCCAGCTTTGACATGATCATTGAGGCAGAGCATTTCGATGTGAACAGTGAACCAGATTTCCTCTTACCCTCAAAAAGGCTTGACAAATCGAACCCCGAAGACATAGCTGATATGAATTCAAATGCATTGTAAAAAGGGGGAACTGATTTTGATCTACTTTCCAAGTTTGGTTCTTTACTCTCCTGTTTCCGATCAGTACTATTTTCTTcaattgaagaaaaagaagatgatCTACTAAATTCTTTAAGAAACCAAGGCACTCTTGTTACAGCAGAAATTGCAATTCTTTTTTCTGGATCAGCTACAAGAAGCTTTGAAATCAGTTTCTTGGCTTCAGGGGAGAACCAGGGAGGAAATTCATACTCACCTTTGAAAACTTTCCTGTACATCTTCATCAAATTCTCATGTTTAAATGGTAAAAATCCAGCTAAAAGAACATATAAAATCACCCCACAAGACCAAATATCAGATTTAGCTCCATCATACCCTTTTTTCCTTAACACTTCAGGGGCAACATAAGCTGGAGTTCCACACTGTGTATGAAGCAAACCATCACTCCATAATTGCTCAGACAAAGCTGATAATCCAAAATCTGAAACCTTCAAGTtttcattttcatcaagaagtaaatttTCAGGCTTCAAATCACGGTGAAATACACCGCGGCTATGGCAGAAATCAACAGCGCTTATCAATTGCTGAAAGTATTTTCTTGCCACATCTTCCTTAAGTTTCCCATGAGATACTTTAGCGAAAAGCTCACCCCCTTTAACATATTCCATTACAAAAAAGATTTTTTGTTTTGTAGCCATGAC
This Solanum dulcamara chromosome 8, daSolDulc1.2, whole genome shotgun sequence DNA region includes the following protein-coding sequences:
- the LOC129900259 gene encoding CBL-interacting serine/threonine-protein kinase 5-like; translated protein: MEDPIDQSKQETDHLMDGTRSIIFGKYEMGRLLGQGTFAKVYYGRDIKTSESVAIKVINKDHVKREGMMEQIIREISIMRLVRHPNIVEIKEVMATKQKIFFVMEYVKGGELFAKVSHGKLKEDVARKYFQQLISAVDFCHSRGVFHRDLKPENLLLDENENLKVSDFGLSALSEQLWSDGLLHTQCGTPAYVAPEVLRKKGYDGAKSDIWSCGVILYVLLAGFLPFKHENLMKMYRKVFKGEYEFPPWFSPEAKKLISKLLVADPEKRIAISAVTRVPWFLKEFSRSSSFSSIEENSTDRKQESKEPNLESRSKSVPPFYNAFEFISAMSSGFDLSSLFEGKRKSGSLFTSKCSASMIMSKLESLAKKVNFQIVSAKEFKLKMQGSSEGRKGKLSVMAEVFEVAPEVAIVEFSKSAGDTLEYKKFCEEDVRPSLNDIVWTWQGENNSPD